The following coding sequences are from one Arcobacter nitrofigilis DSM 7299 window:
- a CDS encoding HypC/HybG/HupF family hydrogenase formation chaperone, translating to MCLSIPSKIKSINKESNTCIVDTMGVERSASLDLIDQEVVIGDYVLIHIGFAMNKIDEDDAKESLKVYKEIIEKMEEQDRLQAIEDAENCPSR from the coding sequence ATGTGCCTATCAATACCATCAAAAATAAAAAGTATAAATAAAGAGAGTAATACTTGTATAGTAGATACTATGGGAGTAGAGCGAAGTGCAAGTTTAGATCTTATAGACCAAGAGGTTGTTATTGGAGATTATGTACTTATTCATATAGGTTTTGCTATGAATAAAATAGATGAAGATGATGCAAAGGAATCACTAAAAGTATATAAAGAGATAATAGAGAAAATGGAAGAACAAGATAGACTGCAAGCAATAGAAGATGCAGAAAACTGTCCTTCTAGGTAA
- a CDS encoding DsrE family protein, with product MNNTAKILWASDNKETALSMVCLYAHNAKVKGWIDNVQVLVWGASQKLISEDKEVQEKVKAMVADGVEVIACQKCSEDLGVKDELQACNMQVYYTGELLSSWIKSGESIISV from the coding sequence ATGAATAATACAGCAAAAATATTGTGGGCAAGTGATAATAAAGAGACAGCTTTAAGTATGGTGTGTTTGTATGCACATAATGCGAAGGTAAAAGGTTGGATTGATAATGTGCAAGTATTAGTTTGGGGAGCTTCTCAAAAGCTTATAAGTGAAGATAAAGAAGTACAAGAAAAAGTAAAAGCAATGGTAGCTGATGGTGTTGAAGTAATTGCTTGTCAAAAATGTTCTGAAGATTTGGGTGTAAAAGATGAGTTACAAGCTTGTAATATGCAAGTTTATTACACTGGTGAATTATTAAGCTCTTGGATTAAAAGTGGAGAGAGTATTATCTCAGTATAA
- the hypD gene encoding hydrogenase formation protein HypD encodes MSELQLKDLYDGFRDPKTIKALKKLIDKEAQKLNKDINIMEVCGGHTHTIMKYGLPQLLPSNINFVHGPGCPVCVMPKERIDHAYILSLQEDVILVTLGDMIKVPGSHGSLQDARSKGADVRFVYSPLDTIKIANENPEKKIIFFAIGFETTTPMTAALLEHVTKSGIKNILFHINHITVPEPMRALLDSSDCKIDAFIGPSHVSVITGSKIYEEFVVDYKKPVVVSGFEPVDVMQSILSIVKQFNENRCDLELQYSRAVSYDGNLRAQELNNKFFTKAEHFRWRGLGDIKDSAYKLRDEYSSIDAEIIYKDILPNEKIDDHKLCICGSIMRGVAKPNDCKVFGTACKPSSPLGSCMVSSEGACSAYYKYGNLL; translated from the coding sequence ATGAGTGAATTACAACTAAAAGATTTATACGATGGTTTTAGAGACCCAAAAACAATAAAGGCACTAAAAAAGCTAATAGATAAAGAGGCTCAAAAACTAAATAAAGATATAAATATTATGGAAGTATGTGGTGGACATACTCATACTATTATGAAGTATGGACTTCCTCAACTTCTTCCTTCAAATATAAACTTTGTACATGGTCCTGGTTGTCCTGTATGTGTTATGCCAAAAGAGAGAATTGACCATGCATATATATTAAGTTTACAAGAAGATGTAATACTTGTAACACTAGGTGATATGATAAAAGTTCCAGGAAGTCATGGAAGCTTACAAGATGCCAGAAGTAAAGGTGCAGATGTAAGATTTGTATATTCACCTTTAGATACTATAAAAATAGCAAATGAGAATCCAGAAAAAAAGATAATCTTTTTTGCAATAGGCTTTGAAACAACTACTCCTATGACAGCAGCATTATTGGAGCACGTAACTAAGAGTGGAATAAAGAACATACTATTTCATATAAATCATATAACAGTACCAGAACCTATGAGAGCATTACTTGATAGTAGTGATTGTAAAATAGATGCTTTTATAGGACCTTCACATGTAAGTGTAATAACTGGCTCTAAGATATATGAAGAGTTTGTAGTTGATTATAAAAAGCCAGTAGTAGTAAGTGGCTTTGAACCAGTAGATGTAATGCAATCAATTTTATCAATTGTAAAACAGTTCAATGAAAATAGATGTGACTTGGAACTTCAATACTCAAGAGCAGTATCATATGATGGAAACCTAAGAGCACAAGAGTTAAATAATAAGTTCTTTACAAAAGCAGAACATTTCAGATGGAGAGGTTTAGGCGATATAAAAGATTCAGCATATAAACTAAGAGATGAATACTCTTCTATAGATGCCGAGATAATATATAAAGATATCTTACCAAATGAAAAAATAGATGACCATAAACTTTGTATTTGTGGAAGTATTATGAGGGGTGTAGCTAAACCAAATGATTGTAAAGTCTTTGGAACAGCATGTAAGCCAAGTAGCCCGTTAGGAAGTTGTATGGTGAGTAGTGAAGGTGCATGTAGTGCATATTATAAATATGGAAATCTATTATAA
- a CDS encoding glutamine amidotransferase, producing MKKLFIIKAGITFADTKKENKDFDTWVIEKLDNSNLDIEVIHIQEKIYFPNIDEVAGVIITGSHSMVTDEEHWSVAIEKWIPTLIQNDIPLLGICYGHQLLGKSLGGVSGYHKAGIEIGTVEINLCDEVKNDKLFKDMPTTFMAHTIHSQSVLELPSGSVLLAYNKHDKNHAFRVGKNAWGVQFHPEYNETIMKSYIKEVGKTKDINTDILIEKIKKTPYANLVLKRFGEIVEEEVKDD from the coding sequence ATGAAAAAGCTTTTTATTATTAAAGCTGGTATTACATTTGCTGATACAAAAAAAGAGAATAAAGATTTTGATACTTGGGTTATTGAAAAATTAGATAATTCCAATTTAGATATTGAAGTTATACATATACAAGAGAAAATCTATTTTCCAAATATAGATGAGGTTGCTGGAGTTATAATAACAGGTTCCCATTCTATGGTAACAGATGAAGAACATTGGAGTGTTGCAATTGAAAAATGGATTCCAACTTTAATACAAAATGATATTCCTTTATTGGGGATATGTTATGGGCATCAACTTTTAGGGAAAAGTTTAGGTGGGGTAAGTGGTTATCATAAAGCTGGAATAGAGATAGGTACTGTAGAGATAAACTTATGTGATGAAGTCAAAAATGATAAACTTTTTAAAGATATGCCTACAACTTTTATGGCACATACTATTCATTCCCAATCCGTATTAGAACTTCCTAGTGGTAGTGTTTTATTGGCATATAACAAACATGATAAAAATCATGCCTTTAGAGTAGGAAAAAATGCTTGGGGTGTGCAATTTCATCCTGAATATAATGAAACTATCATGAAATCATATATTAAAGAAGTAGGAAAAACAAAAGATATCAATACAGATATTTTAATAGAAAAAATAAAAAAGACTCCATATGCAAATCTAGTTTTAAAGAGATTTGGTGAGATAGTTGAAGAAGAGGTTAAAGATGACTAA
- the hypB gene encoding hydrogenase nickel incorporation protein HypB: MCKDCGCSITDHHHHDHEHNHSHDSHSHQAAHETLHHNPQLNDSKTISVIKKILDKNDHEAAHNRAHFEENKVLGINLMSSPGSGKTSLLEKFADMVDFKFAVVEGDLETSRDADRLTAKGINAVQIQTGSACHLDAFMVHKGLHDISLDDIDVCFVENVGNLVCPASYDVGTHLNIVLVSVPEGEDKIEKYPVMFRCADLILITKTDLLPYFEYDIQKEKEYARKLNPSVDILEISTKDEESIKKVIEWINFKRKMR; the protein is encoded by the coding sequence ATGTGTAAAGATTGCGGTTGTAGTATAACAGACCATCATCATCACGACCATGAGCATAACCATTCTCATGATAGTCACTCTCATCAAGCGGCACACGAAACACTTCATCATAATCCACAGTTAAATGATTCAAAAACAATCTCAGTAATCAAAAAAATACTTGATAAAAATGACCATGAAGCAGCTCACAATAGAGCACACTTTGAAGAAAACAAAGTATTAGGTATAAATCTTATGTCAAGTCCAGGAAGTGGAAAAACATCATTATTGGAAAAATTTGCTGATATGGTTGATTTTAAATTTGCTGTTGTGGAAGGTGATTTAGAAACTTCAAGGGATGCAGATAGATTAACAGCTAAAGGAATAAATGCTGTTCAAATACAAACAGGAAGTGCCTGTCATTTAGATGCATTTATGGTACATAAGGGATTACATGATATTTCTTTAGATGACATTGATGTTTGTTTTGTAGAAAATGTAGGAAACCTTGTATGTCCAGCATCATATGATGTGGGAACTCATTTAAACATAGTATTAGTATCTGTTCCAGAAGGTGAAGATAAAATAGAGAAATATCCAGTTATGTTTAGATGTGCTGATTTGATACTTATCACTAAAACAGATTTATTACCATACTTTGAATATGATATTCAAAAAGAGAAAGAGTATGCAAGAAAACTAAATCCAAGTGTTGATATCTTGGAAATATCAACTAAAGATGAAGAGAGTATTAAAAAAGTAATTGAGTGGATAAATTTTAAAAGAAAAATGCGATAA
- the hypE gene encoding hydrogenase expression/formation protein HypE, translating to MTKTITLAHGNGGQENNELITEVFYKAFKNDILSKSEDAAVIQDGTLAFSTDSFTVSPIEFPGANIGKLAICGTCNDLAMMGAKPKYLTCSVILEEGFDVETLNRIVSSMKKELEVNGAIVVSGDTKVVPKGSVDKIFINTTGIGEIEQKGISSNSIEDEDIIIVSNSIGKHGATIFAAREGIDFSTSLESDCASLWPVVKKLIDSGIKIRALRDATRGGVSAVLNEWAKQSDICIEIEEEKIPICDEVSGICEMLGFEALSLANEGTFVMAISKDQVDRALEVLKSCETSKEAAVIGKVTSRHKHKVVLNTAWGTQRFIDLPTGELLPRIC from the coding sequence ATGACTAAAACAATAACACTAGCACATGGTAATGGTGGGCAAGAGAATAATGAGCTTATTACGGAAGTTTTTTATAAGGCTTTTAAAAATGATATTCTAAGTAAGAGTGAAGATGCTGCTGTTATTCAAGATGGGACTTTGGCTTTTTCTACTGATTCATTTACGGTTAGTCCCATAGAATTTCCAGGGGCCAATATTGGTAAACTTGCTATTTGTGGCACTTGTAATGACTTAGCTATGATGGGTGCAAAGCCTAAGTATCTTACTTGTTCTGTTATTCTTGAAGAAGGTTTTGATGTTGAGACTTTGAATAGAATAGTAAGTAGTATGAAAAAAGAGCTTGAAGTAAATGGTGCTATTGTTGTAAGTGGAGATACAAAAGTTGTGCCAAAGGGTAGTGTTGATAAGATTTTTATAAATACAACTGGTATTGGAGAGATAGAGCAAAAAGGTATTTCTTCTAATAGTATAGAAGACGAAGATATAATTATAGTATCTAATTCTATTGGAAAGCATGGAGCAACTATATTTGCTGCTAGAGAAGGAATTGATTTTTCTACTAGTTTAGAATCAGATTGTGCCTCACTTTGGCCTGTTGTTAAAAAACTAATAGACTCAGGTATTAAAATAAGAGCGCTAAGAGATGCAACAAGAGGTGGTGTTAGTGCTGTATTAAATGAATGGGCAAAACAATCAGATATTTGTATAGAAATAGAAGAAGAAAAAATACCAATATGTGATGAGGTAAGTGGAATTTGTGAAATGTTAGGTTTTGAAGCTTTAAGTTTGGCAAATGAGGGTACTTTTGTAATGGCTATTTCAAAAGATCAAGTTGATAGAGCTTTAGAAGTTTTAAAATCATGTGAGACTTCAAAGGAAGCAGCTGTAATTGGAAAAGTTACTTCTAGACATAAACATAAAGTAGTTTTAAATACAGCTTGGGGAACACAAAGATTTATTGATTTGCCAACGGGTGAATTGTTACCAAGAATCTGTTAA
- the hypF gene encoding carbamoyltransferase HypF, whose protein sequence is MSKFKIEVQGIVQGVGFRPFVYNLALKLNLNGYVNNDDKGVNILLQGKKSNIDIFLSELKNKPPVLSKIDNIFIFEDNSLEEFSDFKIIQSANQKSKSTLVSPDIAICEDCIKDIKNTQNRRYQYEFTNCTNCGPRYSIISTVPYDRINTSMSDFIMCQECKEEYEDPTNRRYHAQPICCPNCGPKLKLYDNQKNELSSNETLKKIAQKINSGFIVAIKGIGGFHIICDATNENAVKKLREKKNRPTKPFAVMFKYIDEIKSCTNISKKEEEIILCKEKPIVIVDKNSMGKISEQIAPNINRLGVFLPYSPLHILLFEYLNNPIIATSANLKDEPIIKSVEEIFNKLGNVVDYVLDFNREIINACDDSIVQVVNDEIQILRLARGYAPISFKSNSNFDKNILALGANQKSSISLGFNKNIISSPYIGDMNSIVSMEYFKRSVSTFEKFYDFKTQLIVCDKHPSYETTKWAMNQKKPVKQLQHHYSHALATMAEYDLDEDVLAFVFDGTGYGDDGNIWGGEVFIANRNSYKRINHIKYFKLLGGEKAVKEPKRVALSLLFDNFTFEEVLNLDNACVNSFSKNELELFYKMWQKNLNAPLTSSFGRVFDAISSFSNILQIQTYEGETGLLIEKEYDENIKETYDYEIVDNQIDLSKAIIAIIKDKDKKVICSKFINMIINIICEISLENKNLKVLLSGGVFQNKTLLEQLSKRLKKEKIKFYFSKTIPLNDQGISLGQLYFQNK, encoded by the coding sequence ATGAGTAAGTTTAAAATTGAAGTCCAAGGTATTGTTCAAGGTGTTGGATTTCGTCCCTTTGTGTATAATCTTGCCTTAAAACTCAATCTAAATGGATATGTTAACAATGATGATAAAGGTGTAAACATCTTACTTCAAGGTAAGAAAAGTAATATTGACATCTTTTTATCTGAACTTAAAAATAAGCCTCCAGTTTTATCAAAGATAGATAATATCTTTATATTTGAAGATAACTCATTAGAAGAGTTTTCTGATTTTAAAATTATTCAAAGTGCTAATCAAAAAAGTAAATCTACTTTAGTCTCACCAGATATTGCCATATGTGAAGATTGTATAAAAGATATTAAAAATACACAAAATAGAAGATACCAATATGAGTTTACAAACTGTACAAATTGTGGACCTAGATATTCTATAATCAGTACTGTACCCTATGATAGAATCAATACTTCTATGAGTGATTTTATTATGTGCCAAGAGTGTAAAGAAGAGTATGAAGACCCCACAAACAGACGCTACCATGCTCAACCAATTTGTTGCCCTAATTGTGGACCCAAATTAAAATTATACGATAATCAAAAAAATGAATTAAGTAGTAATGAAACTCTTAAAAAAATAGCCCAAAAGATAAATTCTGGATTTATAGTTGCTATAAAAGGAATAGGGGGCTTTCATATAATTTGTGATGCAACAAATGAAAATGCGGTTAAAAAACTAAGAGAAAAAAAGAATCGTCCGACAAAACCTTTTGCGGTGATGTTTAAATATATTGATGAAATAAAAAGTTGTACAAATATTTCAAAAAAAGAAGAAGAGATAATTCTTTGCAAAGAAAAACCAATAGTAATAGTAGATAAAAATTCTATGGGTAAAATTAGTGAACAAATAGCGCCAAATATAAATAGACTTGGAGTTTTCCTTCCTTATAGCCCTTTGCACATTTTACTTTTTGAATATTTAAATAATCCAATAATAGCCACAAGTGCAAATTTAAAAGATGAACCAATAATAAAAAGTGTTGAAGAGATATTTAATAAACTTGGAAATGTAGTTGATTATGTGTTAGATTTCAATAGAGAGATAATAAATGCTTGTGATGACTCTATTGTTCAAGTTGTTAATGATGAGATACAAATATTAAGACTAGCCAGAGGCTATGCGCCAATATCTTTTAAAAGTAATAGTAATTTTGATAAAAATATTTTAGCCCTTGGTGCAAATCAAAAGAGTTCTATCTCTTTAGGGTTTAATAAAAATATAATTTCTTCACCATATATTGGAGATATGAACTCTATTGTTTCTATGGAGTATTTTAAAAGAAGTGTAAGTACCTTTGAAAAATTTTATGATTTTAAAACACAATTAATAGTTTGTGATAAACATCCTTCTTATGAAACAACAAAGTGGGCGATGAATCAGAAAAAACCAGTAAAACAGCTCCAACATCATTATTCACATGCACTAGCTACTATGGCTGAATATGATTTAGATGAAGATGTCTTAGCCTTTGTATTTGATGGAACTGGATATGGAGATGATGGAAATATTTGGGGTGGAGAAGTTTTTATTGCAAATAGAAACTCATACAAACGAATAAATCATATAAAGTATTTTAAACTTTTAGGTGGAGAAAAAGCTGTAAAAGAGCCAAAAAGAGTTGCTTTATCTTTACTCTTTGATAATTTTACTTTTGAAGAAGTTTTAAATTTAGATAATGCATGTGTAAACTCTTTTTCTAAAAATGAGCTAGAGTTATTTTATAAAATGTGGCAGAAAAATTTAAATGCACCACTTACTAGCTCTTTTGGAAGAGTTTTTGATGCAATATCATCATTTAGCAATATTTTACAAATACAAACTTATGAAGGTGAAACAGGTCTTTTGATTGAAAAAGAGTATGATGAAAACATTAAAGAAACATATGACTATGAAATAGTAGATAATCAAATTGACTTATCAAAAGCAATAATAGCAATAATAAAAGATAAAGATAAAAAAGTTATTTGTAGTAAATTTATAAATATGATTATAAATATTATATGTGAAATCTCTTTAGAAAATAAGAACTTAAAAGTTCTATTGTCTGGTGGGGTATTTCAAAATAAAACATTATTAGAACAATTATCTAAGAGATTGAAAAAAGAAAAAATTAAATTCTATTTTTCTAAAACTATTCCTCTAAATGATCAAGGAATTTCTCTTGGTCAACTATATTTTCAAAATAAATAA
- a CDS encoding HAMP domain-containing methyl-accepting chemotaxis protein codes for MSIKNKIVGSFIILIILSLISSIYVSSNIKGIKANFLNLCYKEFAGIIVLLEGDRDSYQSNVSLLQIMNLKDDAEIKNKIDKGVNENLLQVNERYEKFKSLLSNDLDKEKFNQFEVNYSQTKSDTEKLIQLINSNKIEEAKDFYFQSYLPNFGKMRSILDEFSTEVYKIIKKNEEYTSTLISSSLFIFITITGIIIFTTILLSFLLRKNIDKAISSFEDGLINFFKFLNRENSDVNLIDDSGKDEFSKMAKVVNKNIELTKEGILEDRKLIDETIAVVSEFEQGDLSQRLDMNASNPALMQLKDVLNKMAENLESNVDKILNIMEEYSSYNYLNKISTTGLKEHLLKLASGVNNLGDSITEMLVENKSNGLTLDKSSYTLLKNVDKLNQSSNEAASSLEETAAALEEITSNIRSNTENIAKMSELSSGVTKSANEGEALANDTTVAMEEINAQVTAIKEAITVIDQIAFQTNILSLNAAVEAATAGEAGKGFAVVAGEVRNLASRSAEAASEIKSLVENATNKANDGKNIAGEMIKGYKALNSNILESTNLITDIESASKEQLSGIEQINDAVNELDQQTQQNAMVASETQDIAILTDEIAKLIVSDANNKEFAGKENVKAKSTNTKQEVNKEKVNTPAKKEVKHEKRKEVKNEVMKSQKDKDEWESF; via the coding sequence ATGAGTATTAAAAATAAAATTGTTGGATCTTTTATTATTTTGATTATTTTGTCATTAATATCTAGTATTTATGTTTCATCAAATATTAAAGGCATAAAAGCTAACTTTTTAAATCTCTGTTATAAAGAGTTTGCGGGTATTATTGTATTATTAGAAGGAGATAGGGATTCTTATCAGTCAAATGTTTCATTGTTGCAAATTATGAATTTAAAAGATGACGCTGAAATAAAAAATAAAATAGACAAAGGAGTCAATGAAAATTTACTTCAAGTTAACGAAAGATATGAAAAGTTTAAAAGTCTTTTGAGCAATGATTTAGATAAAGAAAAATTTAATCAATTTGAAGTGAATTATAGTCAAACAAAATCAGATACTGAGAAGTTAATTCAATTGATAAATTCAAATAAAATTGAAGAAGCAAAGGATTTTTATTTTCAATCATATCTACCTAATTTTGGGAAAATGAGAAGTATACTTGATGAATTTTCAACTGAAGTGTACAAAATCATAAAGAAAAATGAGGAGTATACATCTACTTTAATCTCTTCTTCACTTTTTATTTTTATTACTATAACCGGTATAATTATATTTACAACAATTTTATTATCATTTTTGTTAAGAAAAAATATTGATAAAGCAATAAGTAGTTTTGAAGATGGCTTAATAAATTTCTTTAAGTTTTTAAATAGGGAAAATAGTGATGTAAATTTGATTGATGATAGTGGAAAAGATGAATTCTCAAAAATGGCAAAAGTGGTCAATAAAAATATTGAATTGACTAAAGAAGGTATTCTTGAAGATAGAAAACTAATTGATGAAACTATTGCTGTAGTTTCAGAGTTTGAACAAGGAGATTTATCTCAAAGATTAGATATGAATGCTTCTAATCCAGCATTAATGCAATTAAAAGATGTACTAAATAAAATGGCAGAAAATCTTGAAAGTAATGTTGATAAGATACTTAATATTATGGAAGAGTACTCATCATATAATTACCTAAATAAAATATCTACAACTGGACTAAAAGAGCATCTTTTAAAATTAGCAAGTGGAGTAAATAACCTAGGTGATTCAATAACTGAAATGTTAGTAGAAAATAAATCAAATGGTTTAACCCTAGATAAAAGTTCATATACACTTTTAAAAAATGTAGATAAATTAAATCAAAGTTCAAATGAAGCAGCAAGCTCACTAGAAGAGACAGCAGCAGCTTTAGAAGAAATCACAAGTAATATCAGAAGTAATACAGAAAATATTGCAAAAATGTCTGAACTATCAAGTGGTGTAACAAAATCAGCAAATGAAGGTGAAGCATTAGCAAATGACACAACAGTAGCAATGGAAGAGATAAATGCACAAGTAACAGCAATAAAAGAAGCAATTACAGTAATTGATCAAATAGCTTTCCAAACAAATATTCTAAGTCTAAATGCAGCAGTAGAAGCAGCAACAGCAGGAGAAGCAGGAAAAGGCTTTGCAGTAGTTGCAGGAGAAGTGCGAAATCTAGCTTCAAGAAGTGCAGAAGCAGCAAGTGAGATAAAATCATTAGTAGAAAATGCTACAAATAAAGCAAATGATGGGAAAAATATAGCAGGTGAAATGATAAAAGGATATAAAGCATTAAATAGTAATATCTTAGAATCAACAAACCTAATTACAGATATAGAAAGTGCTTCAAAAGAGCAACTGTCAGGAATAGAACAAATTAATGATGCTGTAAATGAATTAGATCAACAAACACAACAAAATGCTATGGTAGCCTCTGAAACACAAGATATAGCAATCTTAACGGATGAAATAGCTAAACTAATTGTTAGTGATGCAAACAATAAAGAGTTTGCTGGAAAAGAGAATGTAAAAGCTAAATCAACTAATACGAAACAAGAAGTAAATAAAGAGAAAGTTAATACTCCAGCTAAAAAAGAAGTAAAACATGAAAAAAGAAAAGAAGTAAAAAACGAAGTTATGAAATCACAAAAAGACAAAGATGAGTGGGAGAGCTTTTAA
- a CDS encoding YgaP family membrane protein, which translates to MNKNIGKIDKIVRIIVGVAIIAYGFMTNSWLGVIGLIPLGTALIGWCPLYCPLKIDTTCDKESCKKD; encoded by the coding sequence ATGAACAAAAATATAGGTAAAATAGACAAGATAGTTAGAATTATTGTAGGAGTAGCAATTATAGCATATGGGTTTATGACAAATAGTTGGTTAGGTGTAATTGGATTGATTCCATTAGGTACAGCACTTATTGGATGGTGTCCATTATATTGTCCACTTAAAATCGATACAACTTGTGATAAAGAAAGTTGTAAAAAAGACTAG
- a CDS encoding NifB/NifX family molybdenum-iron cluster-binding protein, with amino-acid sequence MKIAIPVKDEKLTFFSNAGHTPKFAIYDLSGTGMFRSFNLNSVINNPRSDIDHEHPEEEHACDHAHDDEEHIAQHNKMGVALNGCDYVVVKKACKNTAKSFTSQGIKIVKYNGESIDVNEILKETSANFA; translated from the coding sequence ATGAAAATAGCAATTCCCGTAAAAGATGAGAAATTAACTTTTTTTAGTAATGCAGGGCATACTCCAAAGTTTGCAATATATGATTTAAGTGGAACAGGAATGTTCCGTTCTTTTAATCTAAACTCTGTAATAAATAATCCAAGAAGTGATATTGATCATGAACATCCAGAAGAAGAACATGCTTGTGACCATGCACATGATGATGAAGAACATATAGCTCAACATAATAAAATGGGTGTAGCACTTAATGGATGTGATTATGTTGTAGTTAAAAAAGCTTGCAAAAATACAGCTAAATCTTTCACTTCTCAAGGTATAAAGATAGTTAAGTATAATGGTGAATCAATAGACGTAAATGAGATACTAAAAGAGACATCTGCAAATTTTGCGTAA
- a CDS encoding DUF3817 domain-containing protein has product MLKTAINRFRLISIIEGISYLTLLFIAMPIKYIGHNPYPVKIIGMTHGILFILFLILLYEAMKKYNWNIRFTIELFIYSVIPFGLFFIERKIKKLALI; this is encoded by the coding sequence ATGCTTAAAACAGCTATAAATAGATTTAGACTTATTTCAATAATAGAAGGAATATCTTATTTAACTCTACTTTTTATTGCAATGCCAATAAAATATATAGGTCACAACCCTTATCCTGTGAAAATTATAGGCATGACACATGGTATTTTATTTATATTATTTTTAATACTATTATATGAAGCAATGAAAAAATATAATTGGAATATAAGATTTACAATAGAACTCTTTATATACTCAGTTATTCCTTTTGGACTATTTTTTATTGAAAGAAAAATCAAAAAACTAGCACTAATATAA
- a CDS encoding MFS transporter — translation MKNIHKLTLLTLLLLAMTTTMSNVAIVTSLPHLKEYFNHIANIEFYSRLMLTLPSLSIALLAPVLGHLIFKFGKKKSVLIALFFFSLFGTAGLYLDSIETLLASRALFGLCVATLMIVSTSLVGDYFKEDERHQFMAYQSSFMALGGVFFVIGGGMLSDMNWRFPFGIYFIGILLIPFVFKNIEEIKIENIEENETSNINKNILFVYFFAFFYMLLFFILPTQFPFLLIEKFKVSGSYAGTIIATAFFCNALGAIAFSKLKKIYSYSTIYIIGLTLISFGLSLVGIITNVHFFFITAPILGFSGGFMMTNAVAWMLSKTNPKMRVKSSGYFTSSIFLGQFLSPIVFHPLIAIFEIQKFFSIIGASLFVIVLLVLITKKFILR, via the coding sequence ATGAAAAATATACACAAACTTACTCTCCTAACTTTACTTTTATTAGCAATGACAACTACTATGTCAAATGTAGCAATTGTTACATCTTTACCACATTTAAAAGAGTATTTTAATCATATAGCAAATATAGAGTTTTATTCAAGATTAATGCTTACTTTACCTTCCCTTTCTATTGCACTATTAGCTCCTGTTTTAGGACATCTTATATTTAAATTTGGTAAAAAAAAATCAGTTCTTATTGCACTTTTTTTCTTTTCACTTTTTGGTACAGCTGGATTATATCTTGATAGTATAGAGACACTTTTAGCATCGCGGGCACTATTTGGATTATGTGTTGCTACTTTAATGATTGTTTCAACATCTCTTGTTGGGGATTATTTTAAAGAAGATGAAAGACATCAATTCATGGCTTATCAAAGTTCATTTATGGCTTTAGGTGGAGTCTTTTTTGTCATCGGTGGGGGAATGTTATCTGATATGAATTGGAGATTCCCTTTTGGTATTTACTTTATTGGAATACTTCTAATACCCTTTGTTTTTAAAAATATAGAAGAGATAAAAATAGAAAATATAGAAGAAAATGAAACTTCAAACATAAATAAAAATATTTTATTTGTCTATTTTTTTGCTTTTTTCTATATGCTTTTATTTTTTATTTTACCAACACAATTTCCTTTTTTACTTATTGAAAAATTTAAAGTAAGTGGCTCTTATGCTGGAACTATAATTGCTACTGCATTTTTTTGTAATGCTTTAGGGGCTATTGCCTTTTCAAAGTTAAAAAAAATATATTCATACTCTACTATTTATATTATAGGATTAACACTTATTTCTTTTGGTTTAAGTTTAGTAGGAATAATAACAAATGTTCATTTCTTTTTTATAACAGCACCAATATTGGGATTTTCGGGTGGATTTATGATGACAAATGCAGTTGCATGGATGTTAAGTAAAACAAATCCTAAAATGAGAGTCAAAAGTTCAGGATACTTCACTTCATCTATTTTTTTAGGACAATTTCTTTCACCTATAGTTTTTCATCCATTAATTGCTATTTTTGAAATACAAAAATTCTTCTCTATCATAGGTGCTTCACTATTTGTAATTGTTTTACTAGTTCTTATTACAAAAAAATTTATACTGAGATAA